A single Anopheles maculipalpis chromosome 3RL, idAnoMacuDA_375_x, whole genome shotgun sequence DNA region contains:
- the LOC126561900 gene encoding O-acyltransferase like protein-like, giving the protein MGALRYDVADRLRVAVFVLFTVIVTIACATSAGHIEQMQIYQYDDYEECRRTYSNSVFCSAKSYLLPSVDSTLWAEIMNYSTHPRHFDRRTIEVGVCVQKCKPEFDSAVHNVSAELQRCIERNMWRQYELNSSIEIMRCIYADEAAVENSAGLGVAQIGFLCFAIGAIVLAILASVSDNPSDKGCKAYKETSINTSLMQSFSLARNLPKLIERENNLRHLDGLRALTMIIILLTHSTIPLIRMPLKNVNDLEAQFSQPWFPIAMAGNTYTVQIFFVIGGLLLAFNMLEQFKKRDSVGVAYFLDRVKIRLIRLLPLYLFMILFHASWYPRLYKGPIGDRFQDHCTTNWWTNVLFLNNYINASEPCIQFSWYLGADFQLYLLGTVLMILMRIPKLFKPIIVCMLVGAFLGPVVVIYRYHLDATVMMILRYVLQEIRTLPYYLRVYIPFETNAGNYFFGMIAGIAYSRLKDNPAAASILKLNYLLPISAAFFLTMNGLTMMLPSDHLTKPSFGLAFFGSMLKSAWGIFPSVLLLHIAFQKRPAWLVAVLQHPILLVASKLSYSIYLVQYTIVYTVYRHITYPLVYNSFTILIFTAAIVNMTFCVAFFLHIFIELPFNLFLKQILGKSKSKV; this is encoded by the exons AACGTACAGCAATTCTGTGTTTTGCAGTGCAAAATCATACCTTTTGCCTAGTGTGGATTCAACGCTTTGGGCAGAAATAATG AACTATTCTACACACCCTCGACATTTCGATAGACGAACGATCGAAGTTGGCGTGTGCGTTCAAAAATGCAAACCTGAATTTGACAGTGCAGTGCACAATGTATCAGCCGAGTTACAGCGATGCATAGAGCGAAACATGTGGAGGCAATATGAGCTGAATTCATCCATCGAAATCATGCGCTGTATATATGCCGACGAAGCAGCGGTAGAAAACAGTGCTGGATTAG GTGTGGCGCAGATTGGGTTCCTGTGCTTCGCGATAGGGGCGATAGTGCTGGCGATACTTGCATCTGTATCAGACAATCCATCCGACAAAGGATGTAAAGCGTATAA GGAAACATCAATTAACACGAGCTTGATGCAATCCTTTTCACTGGCTCGCAATTTACCGAAGCTGATTGAAAGAGAGAATAATCTGCGGCATCTGGACGGCCTCCGTGCGCTAACTATGATAATTATCCTATTAACCCATTCCACGATACCCTTGATAAGGATGCCGCTGAAAAATGTCAACGATCTTGAGGCTCAGTTCAGTCAGCCGTGGTTCCCGATTGCAATGGCCGGTAACACGTACACGGTGCAGATATTCTTCGTCATCGGAGGTTTGCTGTTGGCATTTAACATGCTGGAGCAATTTAAGAAGCGTGATAGTGTAGGTGTGGCTTATTTTTTGGATCGTGTGAAAATTCGACTCATCAG aTTACTTCCGCTGTATCTGTTTATGATCCTATTTCATGCTTCATGGTATCCACGGTTGTATAAAGGGCCGATCGGTGATCGTTTTCAAGATCATTGCACAACAAACTGGTGGACCAATGTCTtgtttttgaataattataTCAATGCAAGCGAACCG TGTATACAATTTTCCTGGTATCTAGGGGCAGACTTCCAGCTTTATCTACTCGGTACAGTGTTGATGATTTTAATGCG GATTCCAAAACTGTTCAAACCGATTATAGTATGCATGTTGGTTGGTGCTTTTCTTGGACCAGTAGTCGTCATTTATAGGTATCATCTGGATGCTACAGTGATGATGATATTAAG ATATGTACTTCAAGAAATTCGCACATTACCATACTACTTGCGCGTGTATATTCCATTCGAGACAAATGCAGGAAATTATTTCTTCGGAATGATAGCTGGAATTGCATATTCCCGTTTAAAGGATAATCCAGCAGCCGCTTCTATTTTAAAG CTAAATTATCTTTTACCAATAAGCGCTGCGTTTTTTCTAACAATGAACGGACTTACTATGATGCTACCTTCGGACCATTTGACCAAACCTTCATTCGGTCTAGCATTTTTCGGATCAATGCTAAAAAGCGCATGGGGTATTTTTCCCTCAGTATTACTGCTTCATATCGCATTTCAGAAAAGACCGGCATGGTTAGTAGCAGTACTTCAACATCCAATACTGTTAGTTGCATCTAAATTAAGCTACAGCATTTACCTTGTACAGTATACAATAGTTTACACAGTGTACAGACACATTACCTATCCGCTTGTATATAACAGTTTTACCATA ctTATCTTTACAGCGGCAATTGTAAACATGACATTCTGTGTAGCATTTTTTCtacacatttttattgaaCTTCCTTTCAACTTATTCCTCAAACAAATCTTGGGAAAATCTAAATCTaaagtttaa